The Toxotes jaculatrix isolate fToxJac2 chromosome 20, fToxJac2.pri, whole genome shotgun sequence DNA segment GTCAAAACACCACTGGATGGTTCCTTAGCAACAGTCACCATCTTGAGACCTACAGATCCCTGCTCCTAAATCAATAACACTGATAATAGTCTTGCTCCCCTAAACTTTAGCTACGTTTTTGCACATTTAAAGCCTGTTTTGTAAAGTATCTCAAccaaagaaaagtaaaatatcTATGTGTTGTGTCAAAATCCAAATTTACTGAACTTACACTACCTCCATTCATGGAAAAACCAGCAGCAACATCCTTTTTTGATgttaacaaatacacaaacacacaacacctCCTGTTTCTGTACCAGACAGGTCaacaaagaaagcaagaaagaaagtaaattaAGAGAGAGAccaaaggaaagacagaggaaaaaacgTGGAGGGGAAACATTATTTTGTCATCCCAAGTCACGCCGACCTCACATCCCACTGTGTTCGACTCACCACAGGCCAGGGTTGCCCTTGGCTGTCTCACAGAAGAAATGGTTGAAAAGGTCTCTGGTGTTGAAGTTGCTCAGCATGTTTGCAGAATGAGAACATGGAGCTCCTGGTCAGCCAACCCATGACTGCGGTAGGGAACCACTAATCCCCCGTCACATGACCTACAGCCCAATAATCCCCTCAGGGTCTCGCAGCACCTGGTCCAGATGGGCCAAAAGCCAAAGCATGTGGACGGCGGGAAACCTTTAAGGTCAAGGATGGCAGGAAAGTCTAACTGACCTGGACTCGGATTAATGACGTCCCCCAAACAGCAACTTTATGtggtttttgctttaaaaaaaattattttaatgattAACATACTTGTAAGTAACTAGCTGGTGTGCTTGCTAATCATCTGACTGACTCCAACACAACAAGTACAGTAAAGCTGGATTACCTGTTTAAAGCTTGGGAATCTGCCAGTCATGAATGTATAGTGCTtgatctgtgaatgtgtgtgtgtgggggtgtgtctCAGGCCCAGACCCTGCATGCATCCATTATGTCTACATGTAGAGTTTATTACCTGTGTTTGAGGTGCGCCTCCAAGTCACATCGTGGCATGCTGAGGGAGCAGACGGGGGTCAAAGGGCAGGACACAGACAGCTTGTCCAGCAGCTTGTGAACCAGTATGCTGGATCTACGGCATGCCTGGAGCTGCAGCCGCGTCCTGTCCAGAGGGCAGAAGTCCCTCTCCTGCAGGAAGCTACGCAGGCAGCGCGCGCAGAAGGTGTGTCCGCATGGCGTATCGAGTGGCTGCACCAGCGGCTGCAGGCAGATGTGGCACACCAGGTCGTCGTCCACTTCCAGACGGTAGTTGTAAAGGTGGTTCTCCCAGCTGCGGTGGATCTGGCCACACTCAGGGCACAGAGCCTCCAGCGCTGGCTCCACCGGCCCAGCTAGACCCACCTCACAGCCTGGGCTGCCCATCTCTGCTCCTTCAACACAACTCAGCTTTGGCACAAATGACTCCAGTGGGGCTGCAGTGTTGGGAAGGGGCACACACACTCCTATCCCATAAGCTTCAGAGGATGAACAGGCTGCAGAGGACAGATGCCCCCCAGTGGCTGATGGCACATCACCCTGCAGGTCATAGGGCAAAGCAAGAGGGTTAAACAGCTGTTTCGGAAAAACAACAAGTGTCTGATTATGTGCTCGTGCATTTATTCATGTGGCAAATGCTTTGTGCACATGGGCACGCAGTGTCTACACGGGATAGagtggcactgtgtgtgtgtgtgtgtcagcgagTGTGCTGAGATTATGTATTGCTGCTCCTGTCCACTAATCTGGCAGTATaatctctcttttgctctcgcCTGCTGCAATCTTCCAATTCCACAGAGAGGGAATTATCTGGGattgaggcagagagaggacacagatcAGAGGAAGTAGGATTGGGAAAGCAACAGTGAGGGAGAATATTgccagaaagaggaagaaaggagcagagacagagcgaagaagaagagaaaggggaAGGAAGAGGGGTGAAAGCAATTAATGGGATGTAACAATCTGAAAGAGgcataaaacaagaaaaagaaaataagccaGGAGAGAGGATAGTAGGGAAGtccacaaaagaaaagaaaacaaaaaagacaagaagataGGAATTCTTTAAACATTCCCCTCAGCAAGCTTGATATTTTTGGTTCAGGCCATGTACAGTTGCTGCACTCAGTCTCCTCTGCAACAGAAAGAGAACATGCCTAAAGCAAAGTCTTGAAATATAGCACTCCGCCGAGCAGCCTGAGTCCCCAGAGCTAATGCACTCTGTGCGCGCTGATCATTTCCACAGCGTTTCACATCCAAAGCCATTCAGACCTTCAGCCCCTCTTATTAGCCGAGCCCCCGTGGGCCTGGTGCTATCAGCGGACAGCAGAGGGCGTGCCTCAGCACACAGCAGGCCAGCCAAGCCACAGTGACTACCTGCCTCTGTTCCAGTGAGGGTCTGCTCCTGTCTCCATGACGACCTGGAGCCTGTTCTGTTCAGTGGGGCTTGACATTCAGAGTGTAGCCGGCGAAGGATGCAGAGGAGCCACACAACAGATGCACTTCTCTCAGCAGGATGCTCAGCTCCTCCCTGGTACAGCTTGAACGCTTGTCAGACAGCGCAGATGATGATGAGAGCCCCCTTGGTTCcctttttgctgctttttttgtcttgtctctGTTGCTACCCATTTCTTGTGACAAcctgtctctcctgtctccttgGCTACCGGACCGGTAGTTACTTATTTCAGTCTCCTTTAAGTACgtgctcctgtctgtgtgtgactggcTGCTTCTGTCTCTATCCCGCAGCTGGACATGAATTAATCATGAGGACACAAGGCTTCTCTGTTCCTATAACAAAGCTGTGACAtcaccacatcacacacacactcacacgcacagaCTTGTAGACATGCAAGTATAAGTCTGCACaagcaaaaccaaacacacacacacatacatcatgCACAAGAGCTTTTTAGGTACCAGATCCTCCGAATAGTCTTTATCAATAAGTAAAGTCTTCAGGTTTTCACTGTGGCAGCAGTTTAGAGCCCAGGCTGAAAAGCACTTAAATCTATTTTAAACATAGTTGGACTCTGTAGCAACAGATTCCTCTACACAAGTCATATGAAGACTGGCAAATGCTTGTGAAATATCTTTCTTTTAatctcagtgtgtatgtgtgtgtgtgtctgtgtgagagtccAAGGCCATGCTGTTACTGTCATTGCACTGCTTTCTATATTAATAAATAACAGTCTTGGCCCCTGCACCTGTCTctgctcatttttttctttttttttttttttttagagatgaCAATTTAATCTTACCACACTGGACAAGCCATAGACTACCTCACATGCAGGgatgacattttcaaataagATGAGATGATGTTTTAGGCCACAGATTTAAAATCTCAGGTCCTGTCGGCTTAGCCTACATTTTCATAAAACCCCATCTCGTCGTCtcttatcttaaaaaaaaaaaaaaatccagaaaggCTGTTAGCCACTTGGAAGAACAGGCCTGCTTCTGTTCTGCAAGGTCTGTTGCAAAGGGCTGCTTTTTTCACAACACCCAGACAGACATGTAGAGATAACAACAAAAACTAACACTGATTTAATTGAgatttgcaatatttttttccccagttgtCATAGTCCTAATTTACCCTGGCAACGCACCAACTGCAGTGTCATGATCTATAAGCAACCCGCAGGCGTTGAACACATTTGATTAGACAAgagccttttttaaaatcattgcTCCCATCTGTCTGACTCCATCCCACCCTCCACAAGCGGAAAAGCTAGGACAGATGAAGCGACAATGGCAATATCAATGCAAAGCcagccacacactgacaccGTTCATGCAGGCAGTGAATATATGCAGATGCAATATTACCTATTCTTACTGCTCCTCCGCGCCGCGCACTCCGGCCCCAAAAAGGGGGGACGATTATTAGCTGCGGGACCTCAATCACGCATTCACCGCAACGGACCGCTCCGCAAACCCGCACGAAAACGCCCCCGTGCCTTTGGCGGCACTGGCCCCGCCCACAGCTGTCCGTCAACGGGGAGGGGCGGGGTCTGCGGCTGTCAGTCCTGAGCAAAATGAGCGGTGGCTTTCAAATAGCCTGCACAGAAATATTAGTGtctattgttttagatacatgTCCTGCTACATTGTTTTCCCCCACTCCCAGCCCTAAATTTAATTTAGCGgattagttttttgtttgtttgttttttgttttgttttttgtaatggTTATGCCATCTCAAGATTAAGTTATTTTGTACTGCCAGAAACTGTTGTACAATAAAGGGTTGAAAATTTTAATGAGGTTAAAGTTTATAATGTATGATTATGCCAGTAACACGCTGTTTCATGAGGCATCTCTTAAGAGCTTTTAAATTGTGAGGTGTCAGATTATTTGTATACTTGCAAATGAAATCAACCTTCAAAATATAAGACAGTGATGAGACGGATTAAACTGCCCAAATAGTGTTGTGTAGAAAGTACTTAACCATCTATCACGAATAGTGCATAGTGCATAATAAGTCAATTTAGTTTTGATACTTTAAGCACATGTTGCTGAAAATAGTAAGATAAAGGTCTTGCGCGCTGCGTTTTACTAaatgaatacttcttccaccacagtTTGTCACTTGTTGAATTTAGACCgtgcaaacaaacagaactCAAAACTCAAAAGGTATGAATGGTTCAATTCTATTTCTGATCACATATTTCTGGCACTTAACTGTCAAGTTAGGTGACTTTTGGAAACAGTCAGGCATCATCCAGGACACCTAAAAGCACAGGGTCCTCGGCAGAAGGACCTCACGGAGACGTAAACATAAAGGATGTTGCGTTAATTAACCCGCAATCATCGATTTTTAGATGAATTAACTTTGTTGCATCGTGTAATTGATCGCGACGCGATGGCAGAGGATAACGAGCTGGAAAAGTATGTCACAATTTTGCTGTTTAATCGGAATGAACGTATCCAGCTGCACATATTTACATTCTAGCTATTTTCCCTTAACGCCCGTCCATCAGGAGAGAGGGGATATTTTTGGCCGACAGCTGTTGCATTTGTTGTGTTGTAAGACGAGTGTGGGTGTGTAGTGGTTGTAAGGAAACCCTGCCGCTCTAACAGACAGCACTAGCTGCCCGTGCTGTGCGGTTAAAGGTCGGCTAAATTAGCGCGTCTCCTCTGCTGAGGCTCTGCTGATTCAGCAGGTCGGGTCAAACCAGGACACTGCCGCTGTCCCTCATTCACTCACTAATGATTCACTTTCTCCTCTACACTCTGCATCACTCTGTTTTCTCTCGCTTAATTAAATTGTTCTCCCCTTGGCTCCCCCTTGAGGTTTTGTGCCATCTTTGTCCTCGGCTTCTGatgcttttctttatttatccaCCTAGGCGTGCGGTAGAGGAGCTCCTCAGGGAGACTGACAGGGCTCGGGTGAGAGCAGAGACCATGGGCCCTGCAGGATGGTGAGCACTGTGTGTGATATGCCATCTGTATCACATATCTGTCATTTGTGGGCATTTAACTGCTGCTCATCAGCTTAGCTGTACATGCACAGGAGgaaatttttgtcttttgagtGTAAAGCTTAAGTACAGTGTTTAGATTTAGTCTGTGCGCAGCTTTTCTTGTTTCTATGCTATATTCTGTATTTAGaacatttctgtgaaaatgGAACATGCTCAGAATAAGACCCATATATAGGCTATATAGTATTATTCCCTCAAATtatttgtgtaaataaatacaatctTAACTTTTTATTAAACCGTGTTTacttctctgtgtgtcagtaCTGTATCACATGACTGTGTTTCAGCTCTTTCGCAGAGCCAGGAAAAGGTTTGTTATACTATACATTTTCTAATACTACTACATGGTTCTAGATAGTATTGGCCATACCCCAAAATATACTCATAACAATACTGATAAATGGTgaggtttttattttgccaGTATATCTAGCCAAATGCATTGTTTACTTACCCTTGTTACTCATTTTGTCTTGGTGattgtgtaattttaaaataatcaaGCCAAATGAAATGGCTTTCTATCAAGCATTATTTATTCAAGAACGCTCCTTGACGTCCAGATCTCTTTTATAAGAGTGATCTGGGGACAGATTACACATATGCAACTTCCAAACCAGATACATCAGTTGCACAAAGCAGTGCACAGAGACTCTCATAAAAGCAATCACAAAATTATTGCAAATATAGATTTTAGTAGAAGCAGAATTTTGTCCATcaaaatacttttaatttagtttctttatatttaattttacaactTGAATTACTATGTGTCTATATGCCTTAAATAATTTGACCTATGAAATGCTCATTGTGTAACTATTTCTAGGTGTCTTTAATCCCCAGATTCTAAAAACATGCAGGGGACATGATTTAAGCGTCCTCAATGGCTTATTAATGAAGACACATGTATGCTGATGCCTTCTAGATGCTAGTGATCACATCCCTtggtttctctcctctgtcaggttGAAGTGTCCCCTGCGGAGCACCAACAAGCGCTTCCTCCTCAACACCCTGCGCTCTACCGGCCTACAGCGGCGCACCAGCGAGCCTAGAGCCGGACACTCCGCCACAAGAGGGCGCCTGGGGAGCGACACCCCGGACAGACGCCGCGACCGCAGCAGATCACCTCCCAGAGATCGCAGGAGCAAAGGAGGCcacacagacagtaaaaataatCACAGGGACACCAGGAGTAATAAGGACACggaagaggacagagacaaagaggggagttacagacacagagacaacagagacaggagacacGGTGAAGGTGGACAGGAGAGACACAGACTACATGAATAAAGCACTTTTGGTTAGGGGTGGAACAGTGCTTTTCCCGAGGCCACTCCTTTTCTTGTGAGCACAGAGGTGGACACTCCTGAAACTGTTCTCTGACCAGCCAGCAGACCTCATAGAGCTGTCCCAGTCCTGTTCAGCCTGCCATGTTAGAAGGAGCCAGAAACTTGATTTAACTTTTATGTCTCCTCTAATAAaaaaagaccccccccccccccccagttagTTAATTAACTGTTAGTTAATTAACTGTTAACTGTTAATTAACTCCTGAAGTTAAAACCATATTATAGGTTTAGTTGATTTCCCTAAATGGTTCACACATCCAGTAGTTGTAATAAAATCGTTGTAATGTTCTTTTCCTCCCAAATTGTCCACAGAAGTTGAAGTAAATAAACAATCAAATGGACATTTTAGCTCAGGAAATATggacaaacaacatttttttttcttcccatgtcctcccctctctctcccatgaCTCATGGGTTGGCGTAATTCTGTTTCACCTACAGCAGAGGAGGTTTGATTTCAATTATAATGTCATTACCATTCTTCTGTCATTATTCACCGGTCATAATGTTTACATAAGCCATGCTGCTGTCGCCACTGGGTAAGCATGTTTTTATCGCCTGTCCAACTTTTTGACATGTATATACCGCCTATCAGAAACGGTTTTGTTTgtcaaaggagaaaaaatatatatattttcctgACACTCCTACTGGTGCCCCTGTCCTGGAATACGTTGTCTACAGCGTGAAATTGAATAATAGTATTTTAATCAGGCTGTAACAGAAACGATAGCTGCCATTactataataatgataataataataattctattTATGCATGTTTTAGTGGGATTATCAGGGTCTTAGGAAAACTGATGGACATTTGCTCAAGCGTTGAAAGTGTtgtaattagggcccgagcaccgagtggtgcgaaggccctattgtttttgtaatgtttattattattattattattattattattattattattattattattattattattattattattattattattattcctcccaaacaactgcatttttcaaccccttcccatgctctaaaacgcctgaaattttgcacagtcatcaggtctggtgaaaaatttgatattttgtggtcgttgtaaatggggggggcaaaatggctccgcagcgcccccttgaaattttcaaaacccccctcccattgggcttagtttgtcataggtgcatgaaaattggtacacatgttgatcataccgagacacaccaaaaagtctcttgacaccatgacctcaacccaacaggaagtccgccattgtggtcggaagttggcgattttggcgaattacaccattggtatgcggacgaactcgtgctagggatttcacccgatccacttcatatttggtggacctcacctcaagaccatgatgatcaaaagttatcacagagttttctctaagttaaagggcgtggcctctgtggcccgccaaagtttggtggcgtttggtgaatttgccatgacattttgaatggctctcacgtccacatactttatccaaacatcttcaaactttatgagcatgatcagggctctgccctgaacgcctccata contains these protein-coding regions:
- the si:ch211-140b10.6 gene encoding protein POLR1D-like isoform X1, producing MAEDNELEKRAVEELLRETDRARVRAETMGPAGWLKCPLRSTNKRFLLNTLRSTGLQRRTSEPRAGHSATRGRLGSDTPDRRRDRSRSPPRDRRSKGGHTDSKNNHRDTRSNKDTEEDRDKEGSYRHRDNRDRRHGEGGQERHRLHE
- the si:ch211-140b10.6 gene encoding protein POLR1D-like isoform X2, with the translated sequence MTVFQLFRRARKRLKCPLRSTNKRFLLNTLRSTGLQRRTSEPRAGHSATRGRLGSDTPDRRRDRSRSPPRDRRSKGGHTDSKNNHRDTRSNKDTEEDRDKEGSYRHRDNRDRRHGEGGQERHRLHE